A genome region from Arachidicoccus soli includes the following:
- the nuoH gene encoding NADH-quinone oxidoreductase subunit NuoH — protein MTLLAFDWTIVIEKLILVAVVVFASLGIALYSTWAERKVAAFMQDRKGPNRAGPFGLLQPFADGAKLIFKEEIIPNSSNKWLFILGPAMAMTAALITSAVIPWGNYLDIGGRHINLQIADVNIGILYVFGAVSIGVYGIMIGGWASNNKFSLLSALRGASQAISYELAMGMALIAVLMCTGTLSLKTIVDQQMAPGHLWNICYQPLGFLIFFVCAFAECNRTPFDLSEAENELNMGYHQEYSSMKLGFYLFAEYVNMFISSAVMVTLFFGGYDVPFLNESLLSPNVAALIGIIALMVKIVIFIFIFMWVRWTIPRFRYDQLMNLGWKKLLPLALVNMLITAVVILLLHH, from the coding sequence ATGACTTTATTAGCATTTGACTGGACTATTGTAATAGAAAAACTCATCTTAGTGGCTGTGGTAGTTTTTGCCAGCTTAGGTATTGCCTTATATTCTACTTGGGCAGAAAGAAAAGTTGCTGCTTTTATGCAAGACCGAAAAGGACCAAACCGAGCCGGACCTTTTGGTTTATTACAACCTTTTGCTGATGGCGCTAAGCTTATTTTCAAAGAGGAAATCATCCCTAACTCTTCCAATAAATGGTTGTTTATTTTAGGTCCCGCAATGGCAATGACAGCAGCTTTGATTACAAGTGCGGTAATCCCCTGGGGTAATTATTTAGACATTGGCGGCAGGCATATTAATCTTCAAATTGCGGATGTAAATATTGGTATCTTATACGTTTTTGGGGCAGTAAGTATCGGCGTATATGGTATAATGATTGGTGGCTGGGCATCTAATAATAAATTTTCTTTACTCTCCGCTTTGCGTGGCGCTTCTCAAGCTATTAGCTATGAATTAGCTATGGGAATGGCATTAATTGCTGTGTTGATGTGTACCGGAACTTTAAGTTTGAAAACGATTGTAGATCAACAGATGGCTCCCGGTCATTTATGGAATATTTGTTATCAACCGTTGGGGTTCTTAATATTTTTTGTTTGTGCTTTCGCAGAATGCAATCGTACACCATTTGATTTATCCGAAGCTGAAAATGAATTAAATATGGGTTACCATCAGGAATACTCTTCGATGAAATTGGGATTCTATTTGTTCGCGGAATATGTAAATATGTTTATCTCCAGTGCAGTAATGGTTACTTTATTTTTTGGCGGTTATGATGTTCCATTCTTAAACGAAAGTTTGTTGTCACCCAATGTTGCGGCACTTATAGGTATTATTGCTTTAATGGTTAAAATAGTTATTTTCATCTTCATCTTTATGTGGGTACGCTGGACAATCCCGAGATTTCGTTATGATCAATTGATGAATTTGGGATGGAAGAAATTATTACCCTTAGCCTTAGTAAATATGTTAATCACTGCTGTAGTAATATTATTGCTGCATCATTAA
- a CDS encoding 2Fe-2S iron-sulfur cluster-binding protein, producing MSDQPLFKVTIDNVTVEVPAGTTILQAARQAGPEVAPPAMCYYSKLEGSGGKCRTCLVEVSKGSEKDPRPMPKLVASCRTTVMDGMEVKNYTSERVLDARAGVVEFLLINHPLDCPICDQAGECHLQDLAYEHGKAGTRYEFQRRTFEKHTLGDKIQLHMTRCILCYRCVMVADQLTKKREHGVLDRGEHAEITSYLEKNLDNEFIGNVIDVCPVGALTDKTFRFKNRVWFLKPLNAHRDCEKCCGKVTLWNRGDEVFRVTARKDQWGEVEDWICNDCRFDKKKTSDWVIEGPREIARHSVISANKYIGLKKPTETIDEVIGKKPRLFMDINKVSGVNRKDIDLSLIEGPAHSIDFDKDK from the coding sequence ATGTCTGATCAACCACTTTTTAAAGTTACCATAGATAATGTTACGGTAGAAGTTCCGGCAGGAACGACTATTCTTCAAGCGGCTCGTCAAGCCGGACCGGAAGTTGCGCCACCCGCTATGTGTTATTACAGTAAGCTGGAAGGCAGTGGTGGCAAATGCCGTACTTGCCTGGTAGAAGTAAGCAAAGGCTCCGAAAAAGATCCACGTCCAATGCCTAAACTTGTTGCGAGTTGTCGTACGACTGTAATGGATGGAATGGAGGTAAAAAACTATACTTCAGAAAGGGTATTAGATGCTCGTGCAGGAGTTGTTGAATTTTTGCTCATCAACCATCCTCTGGATTGCCCTATTTGCGATCAGGCAGGAGAATGTCATTTACAAGATTTGGCATACGAACATGGCAAAGCCGGTACACGTTACGAATTTCAGCGCCGTACTTTTGAAAAACATACTTTAGGCGATAAAATACAATTACACATGACTCGTTGTATCTTGTGTTATCGTTGCGTAATGGTAGCCGACCAGTTGACAAAAAAGAGAGAGCATGGTGTATTGGATCGTGGTGAACACGCTGAAATAACCAGCTATTTAGAGAAAAACCTAGATAACGAATTTATTGGAAACGTCATAGATGTTTGCCCGGTAGGCGCATTGACAGATAAGACATTCCGATTCAAAAACCGGGTGTGGTTTTTAAAACCATTAAACGCACACCGTGATTGTGAAAAGTGCTGTGGTAAAGTTACTTTATGGAATCGTGGTGACGAAGTATTTCGTGTAACGGCTCGCAAAGATCAATGGGGAGAAGTAGAAGATTGGATTTGCAATGATTGTCGTTTTGATAAAAAGAAAACAAGTGATTGGGTAATTGAAGGGCCAAGAGAAATTGCACGTCATTCTGTTATCTCAGCCAATAAATATATAGGGTTGAAAAAACCAACTGAAACTATTGACGAAGTGATTGGTAAAAAACCCCGCTTATTTATGGATATCAATAAAGTAAGTGGCGTAAACAGAAAAGATATTGATTTAAGTCTGATTGAAGGCCCGGCGCATTCAATAGATTTCGATAAAGATAAATAG
- the nuoF gene encoding NADH-quinone oxidoreductase subunit NuoF gives MKLLLENAHIEGIRFFEAYRKHGGYRSVEKALKMSPAEIVEEVKKSGLRGRGGAGFPTGLKWSFLAKPEGIPRHLVCNADESEPGTFKDRYLMEFLPHLLIEGLITSSYALGSNATYIYIRGEYAWIPDILEQAIQEAKNNGFLGKNILGSGFDCEIYVHRGAGAYICGEETALIESLEGKRGNPRIKPPFPAVQGVWMRPTVVNNVETLAAIVPIINMGGEEYGKIGVGKSTGTKLISACGNLNKPGVYEIPFDLSVEDFIYSDEWCGGIPKGKKLKACIPGGSSVPILPANLLLTTAKGEKRLMNYESLSDGGFQTGSMLGSGGFIVLDEDQCVVKHTMTLAHFYMHESCGQCSPCREGTGWMWRILKNIEQGKGKMEDIDLLWDVQRRIEGNTICPLGDAAAWPVAAAIRHFRDEFEWHVLNPEEAQVRNFGLAHYADELLIQN, from the coding sequence ATGAAACTATTATTAGAAAACGCACATATTGAAGGCATTCGTTTTTTCGAAGCTTATCGTAAACACGGCGGATATCGTAGTGTTGAGAAAGCATTGAAAATGTCGCCGGCAGAAATTGTGGAAGAGGTAAAGAAAAGTGGCTTACGTGGTCGTGGTGGTGCCGGCTTTCCTACCGGATTAAAATGGAGTTTCTTGGCAAAACCCGAAGGTATTCCACGCCATTTGGTATGTAATGCTGATGAAAGTGAACCAGGTACTTTCAAGGATCGTTATTTGATGGAATTTTTGCCCCATCTTTTAATTGAGGGTTTAATTACTTCGAGTTATGCTCTAGGTTCAAATGCAACCTATATCTATATTCGTGGAGAATACGCTTGGATTCCAGATATTTTAGAACAAGCTATTCAAGAAGCAAAAAACAATGGATTTTTAGGTAAGAATATTTTAGGTTCCGGTTTCGATTGCGAAATATATGTTCATCGTGGTGCCGGTGCCTATATCTGTGGTGAAGAAACAGCTTTAATAGAAAGTCTTGAAGGCAAACGCGGCAACCCCCGAATAAAGCCACCATTTCCGGCTGTACAAGGCGTTTGGATGCGCCCAACAGTTGTAAATAATGTTGAAACTTTAGCCGCCATTGTACCCATCATCAATATGGGTGGAGAAGAATATGGGAAAATCGGCGTAGGAAAGTCTACTGGTACTAAACTTATTTCTGCTTGCGGAAATTTAAACAAACCCGGTGTTTATGAAATCCCATTTGATCTTTCAGTGGAAGATTTTATCTACAGTGACGAATGGTGTGGCGGCATTCCTAAAGGGAAAAAATTAAAAGCTTGTATTCCAGGAGGCTCTTCAGTTCCTATTCTTCCCGCTAATTTATTATTGACGACAGCCAAAGGTGAAAAACGGCTAATGAACTATGAAAGCCTTTCTGATGGCGGCTTTCAAACTGGTTCTATGCTAGGATCCGGAGGTTTTATTGTTTTGGATGAAGATCAATGTGTGGTAAAACATACAATGACTTTAGCCCATTTCTATATGCATGAAAGCTGTGGTCAGTGTAGTCCCTGCCGTGAAGGTACCGGCTGGATGTGGCGCATTTTGAAAAATATAGAGCAAGGCAAAGGCAAAATGGAAGATATAGATTTGCTTTGGGATGTACAACGCCGAATTGAAGGAAATACAATTTGCCCATTAGGTGATGCGGCGGCTTGGCCGGTTGCAGCAGCCATCAGACATTTTAGAGATGAGTTTGAATGGCATGTATTAAATCCTGAAGAAGCGCAGGTAAGGAATTTCGGCTTGGCGCATTATGCGGATGAATTATTAATTCAAAATTAA
- a CDS encoding NADH-quinone oxidoreductase subunit NuoE family protein, whose amino-acid sequence MNIQFSEEKLNKVKEIIARYPEGKQKSALLPLLHLAQDEFGGWLDVPVMDYVAELLQLKPIEVYEVATFYTMFNTKPVGKYLLEVCKTGPCMLNGSDDIIKYIEEKLGIKPGETTPDGMFTLKPAECLGACGYAPMMQLGKFYKEHLTKEKIDALIDECREGKAKIN is encoded by the coding sequence ATGAACATTCAATTTTCAGAAGAAAAATTAAATAAAGTAAAAGAAATCATTGCACGTTATCCCGAAGGAAAACAGAAAAGTGCTTTGTTGCCTCTTTTACATTTAGCACAGGATGAGTTTGGTGGCTGGTTAGATGTACCGGTTATGGATTATGTAGCAGAATTATTGCAGCTAAAACCTATTGAAGTGTATGAAGTTGCTACATTCTATACCATGTTCAATACAAAACCGGTAGGGAAATATCTATTGGAAGTTTGTAAAACAGGTCCTTGCATGCTTAATGGCAGCGATGATATTATTAAATATATTGAAGAAAAATTAGGTATTAAACCGGGTGAAACTACGCCGGACGGCATGTTTACTTTAAAACCTGCAGAATGCTTAGGTGCTTGTGGCTATGCTCCTATGATGCAGTTGGGGAAATTTTATAAAGAACATTTGACCAAAGAAAAAATAGATGCATTGATTGATGAATGCAGAGAAGGTAAAGCGAAAATTAATTAG
- a CDS encoding nucleotidyltransferase, translating to MKIKEVLNNLEGDFLDFIRLCNHYEVKYLVIGGYAVGIHGYPRTTKDMDVCIELSEENAEKVETVVKEFGFGSLRLSKDDFLKENYITQLGYEPLRIDILNDLDGVPFSQAWGNKRVVKMLDVPVNFIGYNELLAVKAKAGRPQDLADIHKLKQRNKH from the coding sequence ATGAAGATTAAAGAAGTTTTAAATAATCTTGAAGGAGACTTTTTGGATTTTATTAGATTGTGTAATCATTATGAAGTGAAATATTTGGTGATTGGTGGCTATGCGGTAGGTATACACGGTTATCCTAGAACAACAAAGGATATGGATGTTTGTATAGAGCTTTCTGAAGAAAATGCAGAGAAGGTGGAAACCGTGGTAAAAGAATTTGGCTTTGGTTCATTAAGGCTTTCGAAAGACGATTTTCTTAAAGAAAATTATATAACACAATTAGGATATGAGCCATTAAGGATTGATATTTTAAACGATTTAGATGGCGTTCCTTTTTCGCAAGCCTGGGGAAATAAAAGAGTGGTAAAGATGTTAGATGTGCCAGTTAATTTTATAGGATACAATGAACTTTTGGCCGTAAAAGCAAAGGCTGGAAGACCACAAGATTTGGCAGACATACATAAATTAAAGCAAAGGAACAAGCATTAA
- a CDS encoding NADH-quinone oxidoreductase subunit D, with amino-acid sequence MADEYIAEKNIKLPDGSIEKTTTTLNLGPTHPATHGVFQNILEVDGERIVSAEQTVGYIHRAFEKIAERRPLYQITPLTDRLNYCSSPINNMGWHMTCEKLLKINTPKRVDYMRIIIMELARIADHLICSSIMVVDAGGFTPFLYLMEYRELIYEIYEEICGSRLTTNIGRIGGFERNFNATAWTKLEKFLKEYPKALKEFETLTQRNRIFMDRCIGAGPISAERALNYGFTGPNLRAAGVDYDVRVHSPYSSYEDFDFKVPVGTTGDCYDRYLVRNKEMWESLSLINQAYQKIQEFKGAEAEVFHADAPDYYLPEKADVYTKMEALIYHFKIVMGETEMPKGEVYHSVEGANGELGFYLISDGGRTPYRLHFRRPCFIYYQAYSELTKGAMLSDAVIVMSSLNLIAGEMDA; translated from the coding sequence ATGGCAGACGAATACATAGCAGAGAAAAATATTAAACTTCCCGATGGCTCCATCGAGAAGACGACGACTACATTAAACCTTGGACCTACGCACCCGGCGACTCACGGCGTGTTTCAAAATATATTGGAAGTAGATGGAGAACGCATTGTATCGGCAGAGCAAACTGTGGGTTACATTCATCGTGCATTCGAAAAAATTGCCGAACGCAGACCACTTTACCAGATAACACCTTTAACAGACAGGCTAAATTATTGTAGCAGCCCTATCAACAATATGGGCTGGCATATGACCTGCGAAAAACTGCTCAAAATAAATACGCCAAAAAGAGTAGATTATATGCGCATCATCATAATGGAACTGGCGCGCATTGCCGATCATTTGATTTGCAGCTCTATTATGGTAGTAGATGCAGGTGGATTTACGCCATTTTTATATTTGATGGAGTATCGGGAATTGATTTACGAAATATACGAAGAAATTTGTGGTTCTCGATTGACTACTAATATTGGTCGTATAGGTGGTTTTGAAAGAAACTTCAATGCTACAGCATGGACTAAGCTGGAAAAGTTCTTAAAAGAATATCCAAAAGCATTGAAAGAATTTGAAACGCTTACCCAACGCAACCGTATTTTTATGGATCGTTGTATTGGAGCAGGTCCTATCTCTGCAGAACGTGCACTTAATTATGGCTTTACAGGTCCCAATTTACGTGCTGCGGGAGTAGATTATGATGTACGTGTGCATTCTCCTTATAGTAGTTATGAAGATTTTGATTTTAAAGTACCTGTTGGCACAACAGGTGATTGTTACGATCGTTATTTGGTTCGCAACAAAGAAATGTGGGAGTCACTAAGCCTCATTAACCAGGCTTATCAGAAGATACAAGAATTTAAAGGGGCGGAAGCAGAGGTATTCCATGCGGATGCTCCAGATTATTATTTACCTGAGAAAGCCGATGTTTATACCAAGATGGAAGCCTTAATCTATCACTTTAAAATAGTGATGGGTGAAACGGAAATGCCAAAAGGTGAAGTATATCATAGCGTAGAAGGAGCAAATGGAGAATTAGGTTTTTATTTAATAAGTGATGGCGGAAGAACACCTTACCGGTTGCATTTCCGCAGACCATGTTTTATATATTATCAAGCTTATTCAGAATTAACCAAAGGTGCGATGTTAAGCGATGCAGTAATTGTGATGAGTAGCTTAAATTTGATTGCAGGTGAAATGGATGCGTAG
- a CDS encoding NADH-quinone oxidoreductase subunit C, producing MTNEFIQQKIAAQFGEKVTNFEEPYGMLTFETNAANNIEMLKFLYEDTELQFRFLTDVTAVHYPDDKGRELAVVYHLHNLVDNVRIRFKCFISIEKPDIASATEVFESANWQEREAYDFYGVNFVNHPNLKRVLNVEEMDYFPLRKEFPLEDQSRIDKDDEMFGRGGSFN from the coding sequence ATGACAAACGAATTTATTCAACAAAAGATTGCAGCACAGTTTGGCGAAAAGGTTACTAATTTCGAAGAACCTTACGGTATGTTGACTTTTGAAACGAATGCAGCCAATAATATTGAGATGCTAAAATTTCTGTATGAAGATACAGAATTACAATTTCGTTTTTTAACGGATGTTACAGCAGTTCATTATCCCGATGATAAAGGTCGTGAACTGGCGGTAGTTTATCATTTACACAACTTAGTAGATAATGTACGTATACGATTCAAATGTTTTATCAGCATTGAAAAACCGGATATTGCCTCTGCAACAGAAGTTTTTGAATCTGCCAACTGGCAAGAACGCGAAGCTTACGATTTCTATGGTGTAAACTTTGTAAACCATCCTAATCTGAAAAGAGTGTTGAATGTTGAGGAAATGGATTATTTTCCATTAAGAAAAGAATTTCCTTTGGAAGACCAGTCGCGCATTGATAAAGATGATGAGATGTTTGGAAGAGGCGGGAGTTTTAATTAA
- a CDS encoding NADH-quinone oxidoreductase subunit B, which translates to MSRPVRFNIHPKQPDIHDNIALAEMPDGLNGEGYFATNLEKVVALGRKNSLWPLPFATSCCGIEFMATAAANYDLARFGAERMAFTPRQCDLLMVMGTIAKKMAPIVKEVYLQMAEPRWVMAVGACASSGGIFDTYSVLQGIDQVVPVDVYVPGCPPRPEAILDGFMRIQDLVGKESLRRRNSEHYKALMGSYDIQ; encoded by the coding sequence ATGTCACGTCCTGTAAGATTTAATATACATCCTAAACAACCCGACATACATGACAATATTGCCTTAGCCGAGATGCCCGACGGGCTGAATGGTGAAGGGTATTTTGCCACCAATTTAGAAAAAGTTGTTGCCTTAGGAAGGAAAAATTCACTTTGGCCCCTCCCTTTTGCTACTTCATGTTGCGGTATTGAATTTATGGCAACAGCTGCAGCTAATTATGATTTAGCACGGTTTGGTGCAGAACGTATGGCTTTCACACCACGCCAATGCGATTTATTGATGGTAATGGGGACAATTGCCAAGAAAATGGCACCTATTGTAAAGGAAGTGTATTTGCAAATGGCAGAACCACGTTGGGTAATGGCTGTAGGCGCTTGTGCATCTTCAGGGGGTATATTTGACACTTACTCAGTTCTGCAAGGCATTGACCAGGTAGTACCGGTAGATGTGTATGTACCGGGTTGTCCACCTCGTCCTGAAGCTATTTTAGATGGTTTTATGCGCATTCAAGACTTGGTAGGAAAAGAAAGCTTGAGACGTAGAAACAGCGAGCATTACAAAGCTTTGATGGGAAGCTACGATATTCAATAA